A single Pseudoalteromonas phenolica DNA region contains:
- the fadE gene encoding acyl-CoA dehydrogenase FadE, whose protein sequence is MTLIFVLILIALLSVASYHRASWHSCVAVAGATLLVGTIAGAFGALSWLIFLAIVLPLSLSNIRQQYISGPLFKAFKKVTPTMSETEKSAIDAGTTWWEADLFCGNPDWRKLHQYPKPRLTPEEQAFLDGPVEEVCAMLDDWKATHELTDLPEDVWQYLKDNKFFAMIIKKQYGGLEFSAYAQSCVLQKLTSKSTLLSSIVGVPNSLGPGELLQHYGTQEQKDHYLPRLAKGDEIPCFALTSPEAGSDASSIPDFGVVCKGEWNGEETLGIRLTWNKRYITLAPVATVLGLAFKLRDPDGLLGDDKEPGITCALIPTNTPGVKIGRRHFPLNVPFQNGPTQGEDIFVPIDYIIGGAKMAGQGWRMLVECLSVGRVITLPSNSTGGIKSLALASGAYSRIRRQFKLPIGKMEGIEEALAKLGGYAYSTDAAVTMSTGAVDLGEKPSVVSAILKYHLTEQMRDSTKHAMDIHGGKGICLGPNNYLGRGYQGAPIAITVEGANILTRNMIIYGQGAIRCHPFVLAELNAVSMEDKREALNSFDKSLMGHIGFTISNLVRTKWLALTGARFTKVPFNDETADYYRNAARFSAALAFMSDICMAVFGGSLKRKERISARLGDLLSYLYLVSATLKRYNDEGRQIEDLPFVQWSCQEHLYLCQRALADLINNMPFAPLRFALKLMLFPFGRPVRKPTDKLEQKVALLLQTPNNARSRLAAHIYTTDEPLNLLGKQEQTLKDILDIEPLFDKICRAKGQKIPFMQLDKVAADALEAGIISKDEADKLAAVEAKRLDVINVDDFDPADLLAGKARVTETSSSAA, encoded by the coding sequence ATGACTCTGATTTTTGTATTAATCTTAATCGCGCTACTCAGTGTCGCTAGCTATCACAGAGCTAGTTGGCATAGCTGCGTAGCGGTAGCTGGGGCAACCTTGCTAGTCGGTACTATTGCTGGTGCATTTGGTGCTTTATCTTGGCTAATTTTCTTAGCTATCGTATTGCCTTTATCACTAAGTAATATTCGTCAACAGTATATCAGTGGCCCGCTTTTTAAAGCATTTAAAAAGGTCACGCCAACTATGTCAGAAACCGAGAAGTCTGCAATCGATGCGGGTACTACTTGGTGGGAAGCTGATTTATTCTGCGGCAACCCAGACTGGCGTAAGCTTCACCAATACCCTAAACCTCGTTTAACGCCTGAAGAACAAGCTTTCTTAGATGGTCCGGTAGAAGAAGTATGTGCCATGCTTGACGATTGGAAAGCGACGCACGAATTAACAGATCTACCAGAAGACGTTTGGCAATATTTAAAAGACAACAAATTCTTCGCGATGATCATCAAGAAGCAATATGGCGGTCTTGAATTTTCAGCTTATGCACAATCTTGTGTGCTACAAAAGCTAACCAGTAAATCGACTCTTCTATCTTCGATTGTGGGTGTACCAAACTCGTTAGGTCCGGGTGAGCTACTACAGCACTATGGTACGCAAGAGCAAAAAGACCATTACCTTCCTCGCCTTGCCAAAGGTGATGAAATTCCATGCTTCGCATTAACGTCTCCTGAAGCGGGTTCTGATGCCTCTTCAATTCCTGATTTCGGTGTGGTTTGTAAAGGCGAATGGAACGGCGAAGAAACTTTGGGTATTCGTTTAACTTGGAATAAGCGTTACATCACGCTTGCCCCTGTTGCAACTGTATTAGGTTTAGCATTTAAACTACGTGACCCTGATGGTTTACTGGGTGATGACAAAGAACCTGGTATTACGTGCGCGCTGATCCCAACTAACACACCAGGTGTTAAAATTGGTCGACGCCACTTCCCACTAAACGTGCCATTCCAAAATGGTCCAACGCAAGGTGAAGATATTTTCGTGCCTATCGACTACATCATTGGTGGCGCAAAAATGGCTGGTCAGGGCTGGCGCATGCTGGTTGAATGTTTATCTGTGGGACGTGTTATCACACTGCCTTCAAACTCTACAGGTGGTATCAAGTCGTTGGCACTTGCAAGTGGTGCATACAGCCGTATTCGTCGCCAGTTCAAATTACCAATCGGTAAGATGGAAGGTATCGAAGAAGCATTGGCTAAATTAGGTGGTTATGCCTACAGCACTGACGCTGCAGTTACAATGTCGACAGGTGCTGTCGACTTAGGTGAAAAGCCATCTGTTGTTTCAGCTATTCTTAAATACCATTTAACTGAGCAGATGCGCGACTCTACCAAGCATGCTATGGATATACATGGTGGTAAAGGTATCTGTTTAGGCCCTAACAACTATTTAGGCCGTGGCTACCAAGGCGCTCCAATTGCGATTACCGTTGAAGGTGCAAATATTCTTACTCGTAATATGATCATTTATGGTCAAGGTGCTATTCGCTGTCACCCATTTGTACTTGCTGAGCTAAATGCGGTATCAATGGAAGACAAACGCGAAGCGCTTAACAGTTTTGATAAGTCTCTAATGGGCCATATTGGTTTCACTATTTCGAACCTTGTACGTACTAAGTGGCTAGCGTTAACGGGCGCTCGTTTTACGAAAGTACCTTTCAATGACGAAACAGCTGATTACTACCGTAACGCAGCACGCTTCAGTGCAGCTTTAGCCTTTATGTCTGATATCTGTATGGCAGTATTTGGTGGCTCACTAAAACGCAAAGAACGTATTTCTGCACGTTTAGGTGACTTACTAAGTTATTTATACCTAGTATCTGCAACACTAAAACGCTACAACGATGAAGGTCGTCAAATTGAAGATCTTCCGTTTGTACAGTGGAGTTGTCAAGAACACCTATATCTATGTCAACGTGCATTAGCAGATCTGATCAACAATATGCCATTTGCACCACTGCGTTTTGCGCTTAAACTAATGCTATTCCCATTCGGTCGTCCTGTTCGCAAGCCTACCGATAAGCTAGAGCAAAAAGTAGCGCTTTTACTGCAAACGCCGAATAACGCACGTAGCCGTTTAGCTGCTCACATCTACACAACTGATGAGCCGCTCAATCTACTTGGTAAACAAGAGCAAACGCTTAAGGATATCTTAGATATTGAGCCGTTGTTCGATAAGATTTGCCGTGCAAAAGGTCAGAAAATCCCATTCATGCAGTTAGATAAAGTGGCTGCAGATGCACTTGAAGCCGGCATAATCTCTAAAGATGAAGCTGACAAGCTTGCTGCTGTTGAAGCGAAACGTCTTGACGTTATTAACGTTGATGACTTTGACCCTGCTGATTTACTTGCAGGCAAAGCTCGCGTGACTGAAACAAGTTCAAGCGCAGCATAA
- a CDS encoding 4-phosphoerythronate dehydrogenase — MKILADQNMPLVEEYFADLGSVTRFDGRNAKPEQIEDVDILLTRSVTKVNAELLRYAKKLKFVGTATIGIDHIDTELLDDKEIAFSSAPGCNAVAVAEYVISAIYAYAQETSTSLQGKTLGIVGVGNIGQCLREKLQGSGINLLLCDPIKFENGELQEHIELDNLLAQSDIVSFHVPLVKTGKHKTLHLIDSARIAKLKDNMLVINACRGEVIDNQALLESMQTGKQLELVLDVWENEPNILTELLPFVRYSSVHIAGHTLEGKARGTQMLYQKVCELLNFPAEKQLSDFLPNPVITEVTLQDNFSQDDLGRLAHLVYDLRRDDGILRKSLSEKGFDHLRKSYPVRREFSTVTVKNNGSQFAEQLATLGFTVSE; from the coding sequence ATGAAAATTTTGGCAGATCAAAATATGCCCTTAGTTGAGGAGTATTTTGCTGATTTAGGCAGTGTAACGCGATTCGATGGGCGTAACGCCAAGCCTGAACAAATCGAAGACGTTGATATTTTGCTGACCCGCTCAGTAACAAAAGTAAACGCTGAGCTATTACGGTATGCTAAAAAGCTAAAATTTGTGGGTACTGCAACCATAGGTATTGATCATATTGATACTGAATTACTTGACGACAAAGAAATAGCATTCAGCAGCGCACCGGGCTGTAATGCCGTTGCTGTTGCAGAGTATGTGATCAGTGCGATTTATGCCTATGCGCAAGAAACATCAACAAGCTTGCAAGGTAAAACGTTAGGTATTGTTGGGGTAGGCAACATTGGTCAGTGTTTACGTGAAAAACTGCAAGGCAGTGGTATCAACTTATTGTTGTGTGACCCGATTAAATTTGAAAATGGTGAACTGCAAGAACATATAGAGTTAGACAACCTATTAGCGCAATCTGACATAGTGTCATTTCACGTGCCATTAGTCAAAACAGGTAAGCATAAAACCCTGCATTTAATTGATTCAGCGCGTATTGCAAAATTAAAAGATAATATGCTAGTGATTAATGCGTGTCGTGGCGAAGTCATCGACAACCAAGCACTGCTTGAAAGCATGCAAACAGGTAAGCAGTTAGAGCTTGTGTTAGATGTATGGGAAAACGAACCAAACATCTTAACTGAGTTATTGCCTTTTGTACGTTACAGCAGTGTGCATATTGCAGGGCACACTCTTGAAGGTAAGGCTCGTGGTACGCAAATGCTTTATCAAAAAGTGTGTGAGCTTTTAAATTTTCCAGCAGAGAAACAATTGAGTGACTTTTTACCAAACCCTGTGATCACAGAAGTCACATTACAAGACAATTTTAGCCAAGACGACTTAGGTCGACTTGCTCATCTGGTTTACGATCTTAGACGAGATGATGGCATTTTAAGAAAATCACTGTCAGAGAAGGGCTTTGATCACCTTCGAAAATCTTATCCAGTAAGACGAGAATTCAGTACAGTGACAGTAAAAAATAATGGTAGTCAATTTGCGGAACAACTCGCAACACTTGGCTTTACAGTTTCAGAATAG
- a CDS encoding MerC domain-containing protein, with protein sequence MRDLTSKLDKFAISFSALCVLHCLLLPLITALLPAVGAMFFSDESFHRWLLVGVLLTSLGGLTLGCKKHKQWQLFGYGSFGIVVLLFAAFFAHDLMPAEGEKLLTIFGSLIVAFSHYKNFNACQTGKCH encoded by the coding sequence ATGAGAGACTTAACCAGTAAGTTAGACAAGTTTGCAATCAGCTTTTCAGCTTTGTGTGTGCTGCATTGCTTACTATTACCCCTAATTACGGCACTTTTACCTGCTGTGGGCGCAATGTTTTTCAGTGATGAGTCGTTTCATCGATGGTTACTTGTGGGGGTTTTACTGACTAGCTTAGGCGGACTGACTTTAGGGTGTAAAAAGCATAAGCAGTGGCAGCTTTTTGGTTACGGCTCTTTCGGTATTGTGGTTCTTCTATTTGCTGCATTTTTTGCACACGATTTAATGCCTGCAGAAGGCGAGAAGTTGTTGACTATTTTTGGCAGCTTAATAGTTGCTTTTAGTCATTATAAAAACTTTAATGCGTGCCAAACTGGTAAATGTCATTAA
- a CDS encoding aspartate-semialdehyde dehydrogenase, with protein sequence MSQKFNVAVLGATGLVGRQIIETLAERKFPVDQLFPLASSRSAGEEIDFNGEKVTVLDVEEFDFSNAHIGLFSAGGSVSEKYAPIAAEAGCVVIDNTSHFRYDYDVPLIVPEVNAHNLADFRNRNIIANPNCSTIQMLVALKPIYDAYGIDRINVSTYQAVSGAGKEAVDELAKQTANLMNARPMENDVFPKQIAFNVIPQIDAFQENGYTKEEMKMVWETQKILGDSSVMVNPTAVRVPVFFGHAEAIHLETRMPYDLEQVKQLLNDAPGVELIEDENDYPTPVSDASGNDTVYVGRLRADISHPHGLNLWVVSDNTRKGAATNSVQIAEELVNNYL encoded by the coding sequence ATGTCTCAGAAATTTAATGTCGCCGTGCTTGGCGCAACAGGCCTTGTTGGTCGTCAAATCATCGAAACATTGGCAGAACGTAAGTTTCCAGTTGATCAGCTTTTCCCGCTTGCAAGCAGCAGAAGTGCGGGTGAAGAAATTGACTTTAATGGCGAAAAAGTAACAGTCTTGGATGTCGAAGAGTTTGACTTTTCGAACGCACACATTGGTTTATTCTCAGCAGGTGGCAGCGTATCAGAAAAATATGCACCCATCGCCGCAGAAGCGGGCTGTGTTGTAATCGACAATACCTCGCATTTCAGATATGACTATGATGTTCCTCTGATTGTGCCTGAAGTAAACGCACATAACTTGGCAGACTTTAGAAATCGCAACATTATTGCTAATCCAAATTGCTCGACAATTCAAATGCTGGTTGCACTTAAGCCTATTTACGATGCTTATGGGATTGACCGAATTAACGTATCGACATACCAAGCGGTTTCTGGTGCTGGCAAAGAAGCGGTTGATGAGCTGGCAAAGCAAACAGCTAACTTAATGAATGCGCGCCCGATGGAAAACGATGTTTTCCCTAAGCAAATCGCGTTTAATGTGATCCCACAAATTGATGCTTTCCAAGAGAATGGCTATACCAAAGAAGAAATGAAAATGGTGTGGGAGACGCAAAAGATCTTAGGTGACAGCTCGGTAATGGTGAATCCAACAGCAGTGCGTGTGCCTGTGTTCTTTGGTCATGCTGAAGCCATACATTTAGAAACACGTATGCCATATGACCTAGAGCAGGTTAAGCAATTACTGAATGATGCGCCTGGTGTTGAACTTATCGAAGACGAAAATGATTACCCAACACCTGTATCTGATGCTAGCGGCAATGACACTGTGTATGTTGGTCGTTTACGCGCTGACATATCACACCCTCATGGTTTAAACCTATGGGTAGTTTCAGACAACACTCGCAAGGGTGCAGCAACTAACAGCGTGCAAATAGCTGAAGAGTTAGTAAATAACTATTTATAA
- a CDS encoding FimV/HubP family polar landmark protein produces the protein MRGLVFICFFAFALITIPAYTQEGTILKGPKNADYGQMGRSIGPIKPSDTLWRIAQKVRPDDGSVTVYQVMSALYRKNPNAFLDKNLNHMRDGAYLKIPTIAEMRRENPAIAKQRSDQDDDLWELKKSGMLDNQTIEEAQKKVTQARKIDVDNAQQQLTSQLKSLQMEQDAKLQELQSQFKNSVRSVEEILEENNKLKGQLTNISEELQNVRNQLGQDSEIQQQLQSVIELQNALIERQRAQQQEEQSADLLSNPVMIGLLATLPALLVIGGLVMFLRKRKNANDADDEDDFLPQAPAAAGAAGVAGAAAADPLDLDVPPLDSSVPVEDSVQLDDDILPEDDDMMFDSLEDDSFESGNDTLDQDELDSLLSDDVAFDDGSDSDDLDDFLQQNFDADDSLDDMVDLDGDGSASGDDILSSDDLDDLFNESDDSSDDELDVSDDALAALSEELATEQQEDVDIDSILDEASTDDSGNDNDDFDLDDIDSLIDEAGDQPPKDENSEGTDEDFDLDDIDNLLDEVAQTDEPAVEIAEDDFDVDDIDDLLDEVGDSAEDISTPSDEQLVDADDIDSLLESAEEEGLDTDDIDGLLDKVQDQDSSEVENTAEDNFDIDDLIAESNQDGLLVEAEPNEQDEVKEDDIALDDLDELLEEDVVNDTPSDEESDLDLDLDDLMDEPDENLIDEEQDDNPVEAEPNEQNEVKEDDIALDDLDELLEEDIVNDTPSDEEGDLDLDLDDLMDESESDENLNDEIQDDNSGEAEPIEQDEVEEDDIALDDLDELLEEDIVNDTPSDEEGDLDLDLDDLMDESESDENLNDEIQDDNSGEAEPSELDEVEEDDIALDDLDEQLEEDIANDTPSDEESDLDLDLDDLMDEPESDENLIDEIQDDIPVEAEPSELDEVEEDNIALDDLDEQLEEDIANDTPSDEESDLDLDLDDLMDESDENLIDEVQDDIPVEAEPSEQGKVQEGVVNDTPSDEGSDLDLDLDDLMDESESDENLNDEIQDDIPVEAELNEQDEVEEDDIALDDLDELLEEDIANDTPSDEESDLDLDLDDLIDEPDENLIDKEQDDNPVEAELNEQDEVEENDIALDDLDELLEEDEANEELRSELENLADENEVEEPKSIEQSIVDELNAMNQHFSDDIEDEIPVEPEIRTPQEPLKSVDEMLEELESEEEWHSGESYDGELDLGDDPLSDDIDLASEEELPEIDTVTPSAELDSYPELDLDEELDEDVLNISETEQALSQALEAGNTASNDLDDDLLTDDELSFEDVLGTNLESKNDPFEADIESSEQITQEQPNVAIEEEIADSEDGFDKDAVLDSVTEDQVLEIQDSPAKEEALQEEVESAFEDELPADTIEDELEIEDFPEFDEEAALEAATEEQALEVQDSPAPEEALQEEVESAFEDELPADTIEDELEIEDFPEFDEEAALEAATEEQALEVQDTPAPEEALQEEVESAFEDELPADTIEDELEIEDFPEFDEEAALEAATEEQALEIQDSPAPEEALQEGVESPFEDELPTDTIEDELEIEDFPEFDEEAALEAATEEQALEVQDAPAPEEALQEEVESPFEDELPTDTIEDELEIEDFPDFDEEAALEAATEEQALEVQDAPAQEETVQEETAPSIEEDLLAESIENELEIEEFPEFDEGDALEAVTEEQALEIQDTPVQQEAVLREDSELPSDQTSIDDRIEDEFEGDILTDIEEISPDAFLNELDDLASNEEAESHVEQNIDETAIEDQFMSEISDTDFDALLNDLAEPEPIDTESLDEVELNFDTLLNEELNKDLGTLDVAIESDDEVSQPDVEEYLEIDDLLAESDDFEAEEEPYQEANMDVGLGDFDDLLAGENAPDVDLEADGFSAKLDLARAYIEIDDSESALAIIEEVINAGPESVQAEASSLRDKIQS, from the coding sequence ATGCGCGGTTTAGTGTTTATTTGTTTCTTTGCATTTGCATTGATAACCATACCAGCCTATACACAAGAAGGTACTATTTTAAAGGGCCCCAAAAATGCCGATTATGGTCAAATGGGTCGCTCTATCGGCCCGATAAAACCTTCGGATACTTTGTGGCGAATCGCGCAAAAAGTTAGGCCTGATGACGGTTCTGTTACTGTGTACCAAGTAATGAGTGCCCTTTATCGCAAAAACCCCAATGCTTTTTTAGATAAAAACCTCAATCACATGCGCGATGGCGCATACCTTAAAATACCGACCATTGCTGAAATGCGTCGTGAAAACCCTGCCATAGCAAAGCAGCGTTCTGATCAAGACGATGACTTGTGGGAGCTAAAAAAGAGCGGCATGCTCGACAACCAAACCATCGAAGAAGCGCAAAAGAAAGTTACGCAAGCACGAAAAATCGATGTTGATAATGCACAACAGCAACTTACTTCGCAACTTAAGTCATTGCAAATGGAGCAAGATGCTAAGCTACAGGAGCTACAATCACAATTTAAGAACTCTGTTCGCAGTGTTGAAGAAATACTAGAAGAAAACAACAAGCTAAAAGGTCAGCTTACGAACATTTCTGAAGAGCTACAAAACGTTCGTAACCAGCTTGGGCAAGATTCTGAAATTCAGCAACAGCTGCAGTCGGTCATCGAACTTCAAAATGCTTTGATTGAACGTCAAAGAGCACAGCAACAAGAAGAACAAAGCGCTGATTTACTCTCAAACCCAGTGATGATTGGGTTGTTGGCAACTTTACCAGCTTTATTAGTGATTGGTGGTTTAGTCATGTTCTTACGTAAACGAAAGAATGCCAATGACGCTGATGACGAAGATGATTTTCTACCCCAAGCGCCAGCTGCAGCAGGAGCCGCAGGAGTCGCAGGTGCAGCAGCGGCTGATCCATTGGACTTAGATGTACCGCCGTTAGATAGCAGCGTACCAGTTGAAGATAGCGTGCAGCTAGACGATGACATTTTGCCTGAAGATGACGACATGATGTTTGATTCTTTAGAAGATGATAGCTTCGAGTCAGGCAACGATACTTTAGATCAAGATGAACTAGATAGCCTTTTAAGTGATGATGTCGCGTTTGATGATGGTTCAGATAGTGATGATCTAGATGATTTTTTACAGCAAAACTTTGATGCTGACGACTCTCTAGATGACATGGTCGATTTAGATGGCGATGGCAGTGCTAGCGGTGATGATATCTTGAGCTCTGATGACCTTGATGATTTATTTAATGAGTCTGACGACTCTTCTGATGATGAGTTAGATGTCAGTGATGATGCCTTAGCAGCACTAAGTGAAGAATTAGCAACCGAACAACAAGAAGATGTTGATATTGATTCAATTCTAGATGAAGCGTCTACAGATGACTCAGGAAATGATAATGATGATTTCGATCTAGATGATATTGACAGTTTGATCGATGAGGCTGGCGACCAGCCCCCAAAGGATGAAAACTCTGAAGGAACAGATGAAGACTTCGATTTAGATGACATAGATAATCTTCTTGACGAGGTTGCGCAAACCGATGAGCCAGCGGTAGAAATTGCCGAAGATGATTTCGATGTTGACGATATAGATGACCTGCTTGATGAAGTAGGAGACTCTGCAGAAGATATTTCTACTCCATCTGATGAACAACTCGTTGATGCTGACGACATTGATAGTCTGCTAGAAAGCGCCGAAGAGGAAGGCCTCGATACTGATGATATAGACGGTCTTCTAGATAAAGTTCAAGACCAAGATAGTTCAGAAGTCGAAAATACAGCAGAAGATAATTTTGACATAGACGATTTAATAGCAGAGTCAAATCAAGATGGCCTTCTTGTTGAAGCTGAACCAAATGAACAAGATGAAGTAAAAGAAGACGACATTGCACTTGATGATTTAGACGAGCTGCTTGAAGAAGACGTAGTAAACGACACACCGTCGGATGAAGAAAGTGACTTAGATTTAGATCTCGACGACTTAATGGACGAGCCAGACGAAAACCTCATCGATGAAGAGCAAGATGATAATCCTGTTGAAGCTGAACCAAATGAACAAAATGAAGTAAAAGAAGACGACATTGCACTTGATGATTTAGACGAGCTGCTTGAAGAAGACATAGTAAACGATACACCGTCGGATGAAGAAGGTGACTTAGATTTAGATCTTGACGACTTAATGGACGAGTCAGAGTCAGACGAAAATCTGAACGATGAAATTCAAGATGATAATTCTGGTGAAGCTGAACCAATTGAACAGGATGAAGTAGAAGAAGATGACATTGCACTTGATGATTTAGACGAGCTGCTTGAAGAAGACATAGTAAACGACACTCCGTCGGATGAAGAAGGTGACTTAGATTTAGATCTTGACGACTTAATGGACGAGTCAGAGTCAGACGAAAATCTGAACGATGAAATTCAAGATGATAATTCTGGTGAAGCTGAACCAAGTGAACTGGATGAAGTAGAAGAAGATGACATTGCACTTGATGATTTAGACGAGCAGCTTGAAGAAGACATAGCAAACGACACACCGTCTGATGAAGAAAGTGACTTAGATTTAGATCTTGACGACTTAATGGATGAGCCAGAGTCAGACGAAAACCTAATTGATGAAATTCAAGATGATATTCCTGTTGAAGCTGAACCAAGTGAACTGGATGAAGTAGAAGAAGACAATATTGCACTTGATGATTTAGACGAGCAGCTTGAAGAAGACATAGCAAACGACACACCGTCTGATGAAGAAAGTGACTTAGATTTAGATCTAGACGACTTAATGGACGAGTCAGACGAAAACCTAATCGATGAAGTTCAAGATGATATTCCTGTTGAAGCTGAACCAAGTGAACAGGGTAAAGTACAAGAAGGCGTAGTAAACGACACACCGTCGGATGAAGGAAGTGACTTAGATTTAGACCTTGATGACTTAATGGACGAGTCAGAGTCAGACGAAAATCTGAACGATGAGATTCAAGATGATATTCCTGTTGAAGCTGAACTAAATGAACAGGATGAAGTAGAAGAAGATGACATTGCACTTGATGATTTAGACGAGCTGCTTGAAGAAGACATAGCAAACGACACACCGTCGGATGAAGAAAGTGACTTAGATTTAGATCTCGACGACTTAATAGACGAGCCAGACGAAAACCTCATCGATAAAGAGCAAGATGATAATCCTGTTGAAGCTGAACTAAATGAACAGGATGAAGTAGAAGAAAATGACATTGCACTTGATGATTTAGACGAGTTGCTTGAAGAAGACGAAGCAAACGAAGAGTTGAGATCGGAGCTTGAAAATCTAGCTGATGAGAATGAGGTCGAAGAACCCAAGTCAATTGAGCAAAGCATTGTTGATGAACTCAACGCGATGAATCAGCATTTTTCAGATGACATCGAAGATGAAATTCCCGTTGAGCCAGAAATTCGAACACCACAAGAGCCATTGAAGAGTGTTGATGAAATGCTCGAAGAGCTTGAATCAGAGGAAGAATGGCACAGTGGTGAGAGTTATGACGGAGAACTTGATCTTGGTGATGATCCACTTTCAGATGATATTGATTTAGCTTCTGAGGAAGAGTTACCCGAAATAGATACGGTGACGCCAAGCGCTGAGTTAGACAGTTATCCTGAATTAGATCTAGATGAAGAACTGGATGAAGATGTCCTCAATATCAGTGAAACTGAACAAGCGCTCTCTCAAGCTTTAGAAGCTGGTAACACTGCGAGCAATGATCTTGATGATGACTTGCTTACTGACGATGAGCTTTCTTTTGAAGATGTTTTAGGTACAAACTTAGAGTCTAAAAATGATCCTTTTGAAGCTGATATAGAGTCATCTGAACAAATAACACAAGAGCAACCAAACGTAGCAATTGAAGAAGAAATAGCTGACTCTGAAGATGGTTTTGACAAAGACGCTGTATTAGATTCTGTTACAGAAGATCAAGTTCTAGAAATTCAAGATTCACCAGCTAAAGAAGAAGCACTTCAGGAAGAAGTTGAGTCGGCTTTTGAAGATGAGTTACCAGCTGATACCATCGAAGATGAGTTAGAAATCGAAGACTTCCCTGAGTTTGACGAAGAGGCTGCACTAGAAGCTGCAACAGAAGAACAAGCATTAGAAGTTCAAGATTCACCAGCTCCAGAAGAAGCACTTCAGGAAGAAGTTGAGTCGGCTTTTGAAGATGAGTTACCAGCTGATACCATCGAAGATGAATTGGAAATCGAAGACTTTCCTGAGTTTGACGAAGAGGCTGCACTAGAAGCTGCAACAGAAGAACAAGCATTAGAAGTTCAAGATACACCAGCTCCAGAAGAAGCACTTCAGGAAGAAGTTGAGTCGGCTTTTGAAGATGAGTTACCAGCTGATACCATCGAAGATGAATTGGAAATCGAAGACTTTCCTGAGTTTGACGAAGAGGCTGCACTAGAAGCTGCAACAGAAGAACAAGCGCTAGAAATTCAAGATTCACCAGCTCCAGAAGAAGCACTTCAGGAAGGAGTTGAGTCGCCTTTTGAAGATGAGTTACCAACTGACACCATCGAAGATGAATTGGAAATCGAAGACTTTCCTGAGTTTGACGAAGAGGCTGCACTAGAAGCTGCAACAGAAGAACAAGCGCTAGAAGTTCAAGATGCACCAGCTCCAGAAGAAGCACTTCAGGAAGAAGTTGAGTCGCCTTTTGAAGATGAGTTACCAACTGACACCATCGAAGATGAATTGGAAATCGAAGACTTTCCTGACTTTGACGAAGAGGCTGCACTAGAAGCTGCAACAGAAGAACAAGCGCTAGAAGTTCAAGATGCACCAGCTCAAGAAGAAACAGTTCAGGAAGAAACTGCACCATCTATTGAAGAGGACTTACTAGCTGAGAGCATTGAGAATGAGCTTGAAATCGAAGAATTTCCTGAGTTTGATGAAGGTGACGCACTAGAGGCAGTTACTGAAGAGCAAGCGTTAGAAATTCAAGATACACCGGTTCAACAGGAAGCCGTTCTAAGGGAAGATTCTGAGCTACCAAGTGACCAAACGTCAATTGATGACCGTATCGAGGATGAGTTTGAGGGCGATATTTTAACAGATATTGAAGAAATATCTCCAGATGCGTTTTTAAATGAACTCGATGATCTTGCTAGCAACGAAGAAGCGGAATCGCATGTTGAGCAAAATATTGACGAAACGGCGATAGAAGATCAGTTTATGTCAGAGATATCTGATACTGACTTCGACGCGTTGTTGAATGACTTAGCTGAACCAGAGCCAATCGATACAGAGTCTTTAGACGA